A stretch of Leisingera sp. S132 DNA encodes these proteins:
- a CDS encoding DMT family transporter, with the protein MTLSIIAIILSAALLHALWNAIVKTAADRTTTLGLVAFGQVVPGAVMIAVLPMPAVESFPYILASTVVHFGYYYMLGRAYQHGDLSVVYPIARGIVPALVALWAMVFAGEVLPLQAWAGIAVIACGIQLSSWKALRSGVGRAALGFAAGTGFCISIYSVVDGIGVRLSGHTLSYWAWGAFLHLFIAGFVAVRRRRTLAHLPAKTWMLGLAGGLVSMIAYGLVLYAKNFAPLGAVSALRETSVIFAALIGFVFLKEGYWMRRLGSALLMAAGVGLIGTAV; encoded by the coding sequence ATGACGCTTTCCATAATAGCCATCATCTTGTCGGCAGCCCTGTTGCATGCGCTGTGGAACGCCATAGTGAAGACGGCGGCAGACCGGACCACAACGCTTGGGCTGGTGGCCTTTGGCCAGGTTGTTCCGGGGGCTGTCATGATCGCGGTGCTGCCGATGCCGGCGGTGGAAAGCTTTCCATACATTCTGGCGTCGACGGTCGTTCATTTCGGCTACTACTACATGCTGGGCCGCGCCTATCAGCATGGCGACCTGAGCGTCGTCTACCCGATTGCCCGCGGCATCGTTCCGGCTTTGGTTGCACTCTGGGCAATGGTTTTTGCCGGCGAGGTGCTGCCGCTGCAGGCCTGGGCCGGAATTGCAGTGATCGCCTGCGGCATTCAGCTCAGCAGCTGGAAAGCACTGCGGTCCGGTGTCGGGCGGGCGGCACTTGGTTTTGCCGCAGGCACCGGATTTTGCATTTCGATCTATTCCGTGGTTGATGGCATCGGAGTGCGCCTGTCAGGGCATACCCTCAGCTATTGGGCCTGGGGAGCCTTCCTGCATCTTTTCATTGCAGGGTTTGTTGCTGTCCGCAGGCGGCGGACCCTGGCACATCTGCCCGCAAAGACCTGGATGCTGGGGCTTGCCGGCGGGCTGGTGTCGATGATTGCATACGGGCTGGTGCTCTATGCCAAGAATTTTGCCCCGCTCGGAGCCGTTTCCGCTCTTCGCGAGACCTCTGTGATCTTTGCTGCGCTGATCGGATTTGTCTTCCTGAAGGAGGGCTATTGGATGCGGCGGCTGGGATCGGCACTTCTGATGGCCGCCGGTGTCGGCCTGATCGGCACGGCCGTATAA
- a CDS encoding Na/Pi cotransporter family protein, with protein sequence MAILTFLISLAGATMLLLYAVRMVRTGIERSYGASFQRLLTARQSHLQAGLMGLVLAIVLQSSAAVALLTSGFAASGYLAFPTGLAIVLGGDLGSALIIQILSFKLDWLVPVLLAAGGYLFVKTEAKKARQLGRILMGVAFILISLRFLREAMDPIRDSAFLPAVAGYLARDYITAFLVGGALAFVMHSSVAAILMCVTLVQIGAIPFAAGLSLVLGANFGSAFIPVWLSRGMALKARRIPYANLALRGTWAVLCLFAANLALRQGWLGDPQGGQMLVNAHLAFNASLLLLALPACTPLGGVFARAFPEPVQAAAAQPGRPVSALEQGSYGSPAQAVANLKRELLRMADQTGAMFRPVLDLYKGGSKEQIRAVQQMDAEVNACLSGIRQYVAAIPEEAFGKAELKTARSLMEYAIRLETAGDVVARRLTVLAGEMNKKGLSFSREGWLEITRMHEAILANMQLASNVLISDDLESARLLSLEKTELKRMEHDSRKRHLKRLQDGARESFDTSDIHLETLRALREFNSHIAAVATPVLYRSGQLLETRLIEDMPEGGETPAAGLLPKD encoded by the coding sequence ATGGCGATACTGACCTTTCTGATCAGCCTTGCTGGCGCGACGATGCTGCTTTTGTATGCGGTGCGGATGGTGCGGACCGGGATTGAGCGCAGCTACGGCGCTTCGTTCCAGCGGCTGCTGACCGCGCGCCAGAGCCATCTGCAGGCCGGGCTGATGGGGCTGGTCCTGGCGATCGTGCTGCAAAGCTCGGCCGCGGTGGCGCTCTTGACCTCCGGCTTTGCCGCCAGCGGCTATCTCGCCTTTCCCACCGGGCTGGCGATCGTGCTGGGCGGCGATCTCGGCTCGGCGCTGATCATCCAGATCCTGTCGTTCAAGCTCGACTGGCTGGTGCCGGTGCTCTTGGCGGCGGGCGGCTACCTGTTTGTCAAGACCGAGGCCAAGAAGGCCCGCCAGCTGGGGCGGATCCTGATGGGCGTGGCCTTCATCCTGATTTCACTGCGCTTTCTGCGCGAGGCGATGGACCCGATCCGCGACAGCGCCTTTCTGCCGGCGGTGGCGGGCTACCTGGCACGCGACTATATCACCGCCTTCCTGGTTGGCGGCGCGCTGGCCTTTGTGATGCATTCCAGCGTGGCGGCGATCCTGATGTGCGTCACCCTGGTGCAGATCGGCGCCATTCCCTTTGCCGCCGGCCTGTCGCTGGTGCTGGGGGCGAACTTCGGCTCCGCGTTTATCCCGGTCTGGCTCAGCCGCGGCATGGCGCTGAAGGCGCGGCGCATCCCCTATGCCAACCTCGCCCTGCGCGGCACCTGGGCGGTGCTCTGCCTGTTTGCCGCCAATCTGGCGCTGCGCCAGGGCTGGCTGGGCGATCCGCAGGGCGGCCAGATGCTGGTCAATGCCCATCTCGCCTTCAACGCGTCGCTCCTCTTGCTGGCGCTGCCCGCCTGCACCCCGCTGGGCGGCGTCTTTGCCCGCGCCTTCCCGGAGCCCGTTCAGGCAGCGGCGGCGCAGCCGGGCCGCCCGGTCAGCGCGCTGGAGCAGGGCAGCTACGGCTCGCCCGCGCAGGCGGTGGCCAACCTCAAGCGGGAGCTGCTGCGGATGGCCGATCAGACCGGCGCCATGTTCCGCCCGGTGCTGGACCTCTACAAGGGCGGCAGCAAGGAGCAGATCAGGGCGGTGCAGCAGATGGACGCGGAGGTGAACGCCTGCCTCTCCGGCATCCGCCAGTATGTGGCGGCGATCCCGGAGGAGGCGTTCGGCAAGGCCGAGCTGAAGACCGCCCGCAGCCTGATGGAATACGCCATCCGGCTGGAGACCGCGGGCGATGTGGTGGCGCGCCGCCTGACGGTGCTGGCGGGGGAGATGAACAAGAAGGGCCTCAGCTTCTCGCGCGAGGGCTGGCTGGAAATCACCCGCATGCATGAGGCGATCCTGGCCAACATGCAGCTGGCCTCCAACGTGCTGATCTCCGATGACCTGGAGAGCGCGCGGCTGTTGAGCCTGGAGAAGACCGAGCTGAAGCGGATGGAGCACGACAGCCGCAAGCGCCACCTGAAGCGGCTGCAGGACGGCGCGCGGGAGAGCTTTGACACCTCCGACATCCACCTGGAGACCCTGCGCGCCCTGCGCGAGTTCAACAGCCACATCGCCGCCGTCGCCACCCCGGTGCTCTACCGCAGCGGACAGCTCCTGGAAACCAGGCTCATCGAAGATATGCCCGAAGGCGGGGAGACCCCGGCCGCCGGGCTCTTGCCAAAAGACTGA
- a CDS encoding DeoR/GlpR family DNA-binding transcription regulator, translating into MSDSLSLSHREMELVDALRRLGGSARSAELAKMLDVSEETVRRTIKALNKAGAVQRVHGGAFLAGPQSATSFARRISENQKEKARIAALAAGYVRDGMAVFLDVGSTTAFVAEELRQKSDLTVVTNSIGAAQTLANHNGNRVHFLGGEMQSNERGTFGFVAEQQLRRFALDLAVLSADALSAKQGVLYHSADEAQLACVAADCAQKVAVAIAHPKFAETAPHCGPDPRRISVLLTDQDPGKKLSAALSSWGVKTEVAQSGKGD; encoded by the coding sequence TTGTCGGACTCTCTTTCCCTGTCCCACCGTGAAATGGAGCTGGTAGACGCGCTGCGCCGCTTGGGCGGCTCTGCTCGCAGCGCCGAACTTGCCAAGATGCTGGATGTGTCCGAAGAAACCGTTCGCCGCACAATTAAGGCGCTGAACAAGGCAGGGGCCGTGCAGCGTGTGCATGGTGGCGCGTTTCTGGCCGGCCCGCAAAGCGCGACTAGTTTTGCGCGGCGGATTTCTGAAAACCAGAAGGAAAAGGCACGGATTGCTGCGCTGGCGGCCGGCTATGTGCGAGACGGGATGGCGGTGTTCCTTGATGTCGGTTCCACCACGGCTTTTGTTGCTGAGGAATTGCGCCAGAAGTCGGATCTGACTGTGGTGACAAACTCAATTGGAGCCGCGCAGACCCTGGCAAACCACAATGGCAACCGGGTGCATTTTCTGGGTGGAGAAATGCAGAGCAATGAACGGGGCACGTTCGGCTTTGTTGCCGAGCAGCAACTGCGCCGGTTCGCGCTTGACTTGGCGGTCCTGTCTGCGGATGCGCTTTCGGCCAAACAAGGCGTGCTTTATCACAGCGCGGATGAAGCTCAGCTTGCGTGCGTGGCCGCTGACTGCGCTCAGAAGGTTGCAGTCGCCATTGCACATCCGAAGTTTGCGGAGACGGCGCCCCACTGCGGGCCGGACCCCCGCAGGATATCTGTCTTGCTGACTGATCAGGATCCCGGCAAGAAGCTGTCTGCTGCCTTGAGCAGCTGGGGGGTGAAAACAGAAGTTGCCCAATCCGGCAAGGGAGATTGA
- the glyA gene encoding serine hydroxymethyltransferase: protein MSKDLFFTQALSERDPELYASITAELGRQRDEIELIASENIVSAAVMEAQGSVLTNKYAEGYPGRRYYGGCQYVDVAENLAIDRAKALFGCEFANVQPNSGSQANQGVFQALLQPGDTILGMDLASGGHLTHGAAPNQSGKWFNAVHYGVRRDDNRIDYDQIQALASEHSPKLIIAGGSAIPRQIDFAKFREIADSVGAYFMVDMAHIAGLIAAGEHPSPFPHAHVATTTTHKTLRGPRGGMIVTNDEAIAKKVNSAIFPGIQGGPLMHVIAGKAAAFGEALKPEFKAYQKQVRANAAALADQLIQGGLDIVTGGTDTHVMLVDLRPKGVTGNIADKALGRAHITTNKNGIPFDPEKPTVTSGLRLGTPAGTTRGFGEAEFRQIADLIIEVIDGLAANGEEGNADVEAAVRAKVAGLCARFPLYPNL from the coding sequence ATGTCCAAAGATCTGTTTTTCACCCAAGCGCTGTCTGAGCGCGATCCTGAACTTTATGCCTCGATCACGGCGGAGCTGGGCCGCCAGCGCGACGAGATCGAGCTGATCGCCTCGGAGAACATCGTCTCGGCCGCGGTGATGGAAGCGCAAGGCTCGGTGCTGACCAACAAATACGCCGAAGGCTACCCGGGACGCCGCTATTACGGCGGCTGCCAGTATGTCGACGTCGCCGAAAACCTGGCCATCGACCGGGCCAAGGCGCTGTTCGGCTGCGAATTCGCCAACGTCCAGCCGAACTCCGGCAGCCAGGCCAACCAGGGCGTGTTCCAGGCGCTGCTGCAGCCCGGCGACACCATCCTCGGCATGGACCTGGCCTCCGGCGGCCACCTGACCCACGGCGCGGCGCCGAACCAGTCCGGCAAGTGGTTCAACGCGGTGCATTACGGCGTGCGCCGCGATGACAACCGGATCGACTACGATCAGATCCAGGCGCTGGCCAGCGAGCACAGCCCCAAGCTGATCATCGCCGGCGGCTCCGCCATCCCGCGCCAGATCGACTTTGCGAAGTTCCGTGAAATCGCCGACAGCGTGGGCGCCTATTTCATGGTCGACATGGCCCATATCGCAGGCCTGATCGCCGCCGGCGAGCACCCCTCGCCGTTCCCGCATGCGCATGTCGCCACCACCACCACCCACAAGACCCTGCGCGGCCCCCGCGGCGGCATGATCGTGACCAATGACGAGGCGATTGCCAAGAAGGTGAACTCGGCGATCTTCCCGGGCATCCAGGGCGGCCCGCTGATGCATGTGATCGCCGGCAAGGCGGCGGCCTTCGGCGAGGCGCTGAAGCCGGAGTTCAAGGCCTACCAGAAGCAGGTGCGCGCCAATGCGGCAGCGCTGGCGGACCAGCTGATCCAGGGCGGCCTGGACATCGTCACCGGCGGCACCGACACCCATGTGATGCTGGTCGACCTGCGGCCCAAGGGCGTCACCGGCAACATCGCCGACAAGGCGCTGGGCCGCGCCCATATCACCACCAACAAGAACGGCATCCCGTTCGACCCGGAAAAGCCCACCGTGACGAGCGGTTTGCGCCTGGGCACGCCGGCCGGCACCACCCGCGGCTTCGGCGAGGCGGAGTTCCGCCAGATCGCCGACCTGATCATCGAGGTGATCGATGGTCTGGCGGCCAACGGGGAAGAGGGCAATGCGGATGTGGAAGCGGCGGTGCGCGCCAAGGTCGCGGGCCTCTGCGCCAGGTTCCCGCTCTATCCGAACCTGTAA
- a CDS encoding phosphoenolpyruvate carboxylase, protein MGNPAETTQAVFEDTGYATELRTELQTLWLDVLRQRAPEVAKRATGESPWNLSDGQPATAYMQAFNIWFQLLKIVEENAAMRDRRMAETQDGPEVVEGSFARALDLAGELATPERLQEVASQFSIGPTLTAHPTEAKRVTILEIHRRIYRGLVSLEAKRWTPRERADLLADLRSEIDLLWMTGELRRDRPSLQDEIQWGLQFFRDSLFDAVPQLFERYIAAAGPWLGDSADAPCLKFHSWIGGDRDGNPNVTVEATAAALTANRAAILKRYQKKLTTAAERISISAAVFALPDSASARLAKVIAAAPGTAALSARNPGEVFRQALTAILVRIKATAAEETGAYKHLGDFVADLTEVEEALEEIGAHRLAARYVRPIRWQADVFGFRTVTLDIRQNSTVTTQTLTEIWARSGAVPDFGSPEWSARLRKELGSASLPYMTPDELSPQSGELLKLLRLMRDAGAGEDPQAMGPFILSMTRSTDDLLGVYLLARYAGFGAEKAALKVVPLFETIGDLRAAPSILDGLLDVPFARRSLKSSDNRIEVMLGYSDSNKDGGFLCSTWELEKAQRLITRTLASHRMKPVFFHGRGGSVSRGGAPAERAIAAQSAGTIAGRMRITEQGEVVSSKYANRGTALHQLELMASSVLRHSLQEDTPPVNPEFDDAFEALAGMSQAAYSNLLNAQGFLDYFQQASPVEELAMLKIGSRPARRFGAGSLDDLRAIPWVFAWSQNRHMITGWYGFGSAVASFRKFRGARGDAVLQDMFAGSPLFRLVVDEVEKTLLQSDMEIAADYATLVQDAEIRERIFGSIRKEYQLACEAILFLTGDSSLSQRFPRLRARFGRVENMLREIHKTQVRLLREERARKSSTVPVPLMQSMNCVAAGLGWTG, encoded by the coding sequence ATGGGAAACCCGGCGGAAACCACTCAAGCGGTGTTCGAAGATACGGGTTATGCCACCGAACTGCGCACCGAACTGCAAACGCTCTGGCTGGATGTCCTGCGCCAGCGCGCGCCGGAAGTGGCAAAACGTGCCACCGGTGAGTCTCCTTGGAACCTGTCGGACGGTCAGCCCGCGACTGCTTACATGCAGGCCTTCAACATCTGGTTCCAGCTGCTGAAGATCGTCGAGGAAAACGCCGCCATGCGCGACCGCCGCATGGCGGAAACGCAGGACGGGCCGGAAGTGGTCGAGGGCAGCTTTGCCCGCGCGCTGGATCTGGCCGGGGAACTGGCAACGCCTGAGCGTCTGCAGGAGGTCGCCAGCCAGTTTTCCATCGGCCCGACCCTGACCGCGCATCCAACCGAAGCCAAGCGTGTCACCATCCTGGAAATCCATCGCCGCATCTACCGCGGGCTGGTGTCGCTGGAAGCCAAGCGCTGGACCCCGCGCGAGCGCGCTGATCTGCTGGCGGACCTGCGATCCGAAATCGACCTGTTGTGGATGACGGGCGAGCTGCGCCGCGACCGGCCCAGCCTGCAGGATGAAATCCAATGGGGGCTGCAGTTCTTCCGTGATAGCCTGTTTGATGCCGTGCCGCAGCTGTTTGAGCGCTACATCGCAGCAGCCGGGCCGTGGCTGGGCGACAGTGCCGACGCGCCATGCCTCAAATTCCATTCCTGGATCGGCGGCGATCGCGACGGCAACCCGAATGTGACGGTGGAGGCCACGGCGGCAGCGCTGACCGCGAACCGTGCGGCAATCCTGAAACGCTACCAGAAAAAGCTGACCACCGCGGCGGAGAGGATTTCCATTTCGGCGGCGGTGTTTGCCTTGCCGGACAGCGCCTCTGCCCGGCTGGCAAAGGTCATTGCCGCGGCGCCCGGTACCGCGGCGCTGTCTGCCCGCAATCCGGGTGAAGTCTTCCGCCAAGCGCTGACTGCAATTCTGGTGCGGATCAAGGCCACCGCGGCGGAGGAAACCGGCGCCTACAAACATCTGGGGGACTTCGTTGCCGACCTGACAGAAGTGGAAGAGGCGCTGGAGGAAATCGGCGCGCACCGGTTGGCCGCCCGCTATGTGCGGCCGATCCGCTGGCAGGCGGATGTCTTTGGCTTCCGCACGGTGACGCTGGATATCCGCCAGAATTCCACCGTGACAACCCAAACACTGACCGAGATCTGGGCACGGTCCGGCGCAGTGCCGGACTTCGGCAGTCCCGAATGGTCGGCGCGGTTGCGTAAGGAATTGGGCAGCGCCTCGCTTCCTTATATGACTCCGGATGAGCTGAGCCCGCAAAGCGGTGAACTGCTGAAGCTCTTGCGGCTGATGCGTGATGCAGGGGCGGGCGAGGACCCGCAGGCGATGGGGCCGTTCATTCTGTCGATGACCCGTTCCACCGATGATCTGCTGGGGGTCTACCTGCTGGCGCGCTATGCGGGCTTCGGGGCTGAAAAAGCCGCGCTCAAGGTGGTGCCCCTGTTTGAAACCATCGGCGACCTACGCGCGGCCCCAAGCATTCTTGACGGGCTGCTGGATGTTCCTTTTGCCCGCCGTTCGCTGAAGTCCAGTGACAACCGGATCGAGGTGATGCTGGGCTATTCCGACAGCAACAAGGACGGAGGTTTCCTCTGCTCCACCTGGGAGCTGGAAAAGGCGCAGCGCCTGATCACCCGCACCCTGGCATCGCACCGGATGAAGCCGGTGTTCTTCCACGGACGCGGCGGTTCGGTCTCCCGCGGCGGCGCACCTGCGGAGCGCGCCATTGCCGCACAGTCCGCAGGCACCATCGCGGGCCGGATGCGGATCACCGAACAGGGCGAGGTTGTCAGTTCGAAATACGCCAACCGCGGCACTGCCCTGCATCAACTGGAGCTGATGGCGTCCTCGGTGCTGCGCCACTCGCTGCAAGAAGACACGCCGCCGGTAAACCCGGAATTCGATGACGCGTTCGAGGCGCTCGCAGGGATGTCACAGGCGGCCTATTCCAACCTGCTGAACGCACAGGGTTTCCTGGACTATTTCCAGCAGGCCAGCCCGGTGGAAGAGCTGGCCATGCTCAAGATCGGCTCGCGCCCTGCGCGCCGTTTCGGCGCCGGGTCGCTGGACGACCTGCGCGCAATTCCCTGGGTCTTTGCCTGGTCGCAGAACCGCCACATGATCACCGGCTGGTACGGTTTCGGCTCGGCGGTTGCCAGCTTCCGCAAGTTCCGCGGCGCGCGCGGCGATGCGGTGCTGCAGGACATGTTCGCGGGCTCGCCGCTGTTCCGCCTGGTGGTGGACGAGGTCGAAAAGACCCTGCTGCAAAGCGACATGGAGATTGCAGCTGACTACGCAACGCTGGTGCAGGACGCTGAAATCCGGGAGCGCATCTTTGGCTCCATCCGCAAGGAGTATCAGCTTGCCTGCGAGGCGATCCTGTTCCTCACCGGAGACAGCAGCCTGTCCCAGCGGTTCCCGCGCCTGCGCGCCCGCTTTGGCCGTGTCGAAAACATGCTGCGCGAAATTCACAAAACCCAAGTGCGCCTCCTGCGGGAAGAGCGCGCCCGGAAATCTTCAACAGTGCCGGTCCCGCTGATGCAGTCGATGAACTGCGTTGCCGCGGGCCTTGGCTGGACTGGATAA
- a CDS encoding D-glycerate dehydrogenase, with translation MAKPKVLVTRRWPAAVEAQLSETFDAVLNTGDKPLSEDELREAMTSYDAVLPTVTDKISARAFDIAKPQARILANYGVGYSHIDMHGAAGHGMTVTNTPDVLSECTADIAMTLMLMVARRAGEGERELRAGEWTGWRPTHLVGTKVSGKTLGIVGFGRIGQEMARRAHHGFGMKIVVQNRSRVSPDVLARYNATQADSLEDLMPQCDFVSLHCPGGPANRHLINTRMLNLMKPDAFLINTARGEVIDELALSRALWFETIGGAALDVFDGEPRINPDLLDCENLVMLPHLGSATREAREAMGYRVLDNLTDFFAGREPRDRVM, from the coding sequence ATGGCAAAGCCGAAGGTACTGGTGACCCGCCGCTGGCCCGCCGCAGTTGAGGCGCAGCTTTCTGAAACTTTTGATGCTGTGCTGAACACGGGCGACAAGCCGCTGAGTGAGGATGAACTGCGCGAAGCGATGACGTCTTATGACGCGGTGCTGCCGACCGTCACTGACAAGATTTCCGCCAGGGCGTTTGACATCGCAAAGCCGCAGGCCCGGATTCTGGCCAATTACGGCGTCGGCTACTCCCACATTGATATGCATGGGGCCGCCGGCCACGGAATGACTGTGACCAACACCCCGGATGTGCTGAGCGAATGCACTGCTGACATCGCCATGACCCTTATGCTGATGGTGGCCCGCCGGGCTGGCGAGGGCGAGCGCGAGCTGCGCGCCGGCGAGTGGACCGGCTGGCGCCCGACCCATCTGGTCGGCACCAAGGTTTCGGGCAAGACGCTGGGCATCGTTGGCTTTGGCCGCATCGGCCAGGAAATGGCGCGGCGTGCCCACCACGGGTTCGGCATGAAGATCGTGGTGCAAAACCGTTCGCGCGTGTCGCCAGACGTTCTGGCCCGCTACAATGCAACCCAGGCCGACAGCTTGGAAGATCTGATGCCGCAGTGCGATTTCGTTTCGCTGCATTGTCCCGGCGGGCCTGCCAACCGGCATCTGATCAATACCCGGATGCTGAACCTGATGAAGCCCGATGCATTCCTTATTAATACCGCCCGCGGCGAGGTGATCGACGAACTGGCCCTGTCCCGTGCCCTGTGGTTCGAAACCATTGGCGGTGCTGCGCTGGACGTTTTTGACGGCGAGCCGCGCATCAACCCGGACCTGCTGGATTGCGAAAACCTGGTGATGCTGCCGCACCTGGGCAGTGCCACCCGGGAGGCGCGCGAAGCGATGGGCTACCGTGTGCTGGATAACCTGACTGACTTCTTTGCAGGGCGCGAGCCGCGTGACCGGGTGATGTAA
- the sucD gene encoding succinate--CoA ligase subunit alpha has translation MSILLDRESRVIVQGITGKIARFHTKDMIEYGTNVVGGVVPGKGGETVEGVPVFNTVKEAVEATGANASLVFVPPPFAADSIMEAADAGIKYCVCITDGIPAQDMIRVKRYMYRYPKDKRMILTGPNCAGTISPGKALLGIMPGHIYLPGTVGIIGRSGTLGYEAAAQLKELGLGVSTSVGIGGDPINGSSFKDILEWFEQDPETEVIAMIGEIGGPQEAEAADYIKNHVTKPVVAYVAGLTAPKGRTMGHAGAIISAFGESASEKVEILSAAGVTVAENPAVIGETIASVMKKNAA, from the coding sequence ATGAGCATCCTTCTTGATCGCGAAAGCCGTGTCATTGTCCAGGGCATCACCGGCAAGATTGCCCGGTTCCACACCAAGGACATGATCGAATACGGAACCAACGTTGTTGGCGGCGTGGTGCCGGGCAAGGGCGGCGAGACCGTCGAGGGCGTGCCGGTCTTCAACACTGTGAAAGAAGCGGTGGAGGCCACTGGCGCCAATGCCTCGCTGGTGTTTGTTCCGCCGCCGTTTGCAGCCGACTCCATCATGGAAGCGGCGGATGCGGGCATCAAATACTGTGTCTGCATCACCGACGGCATCCCGGCCCAGGACATGATCCGCGTGAAGCGCTACATGTACCGCTATCCCAAGGACAAGCGGATGATCCTGACCGGGCCGAACTGCGCGGGCACCATCTCGCCGGGCAAGGCGCTGCTGGGCATCATGCCGGGCCATATCTACCTGCCAGGCACCGTGGGTATCATCGGCCGTTCGGGCACCCTAGGCTATGAAGCAGCGGCGCAGCTGAAAGAGCTGGGCCTGGGGGTTTCCACCTCTGTGGGCATCGGCGGCGACCCGATCAACGGCTCCTCCTTCAAGGACATCCTTGAATGGTTCGAGCAGGATCCGGAAACCGAGGTCATTGCGATGATCGGTGAAATCGGCGGCCCGCAGGAAGCGGAAGCGGCGGATTACATCAAGAACCACGTGACCAAGCCGGTTGTTGCCTATGTCGCGGGTCTGACCGCACCCAAGGGCCGCACCATGGGCCACGCGGGCGCGATCATCTCGGCCTTCGGTGAGTCCGCCTCCGAGAAGGTGGAAATCCTGTCGGCGGCTGGCGTGACCGTTGCCGAAAACCCCGCCGTGATCGGTGAAACCATCGCAAGCGTCATGAAAAAGAACGCCGCCTGA